In Necator americanus strain Aroian chromosome IV, whole genome shotgun sequence, the following proteins share a genomic window:
- a CDS encoding hypothetical protein (NECATOR_CHRIV.G15874.T1) produces the protein MQNTVIEKARDPGGKLGTVAPGKTGLEKSCRLPKRERTRMTICTCKVQTLAPDAGIEDLMMQARKFKYDVIGLTETRRRHPLNAVYDTGEELLLGTCDTRGVVELWDEQGERLSEFIIVTKTIHGNSQFQKPPLYAGHGSRPRKGIIMKLTTSSSVKDFASQMTLLYQSFMRDRTIAFFEEDLLSHGEEKKSRS, from the exons atgcaaaacacagtaatagaaaaggcTCGTGATCCTGGAGGAAAgcttggtacggtagcgccaggaaagacAGGGTTGGAGAAGTCATGTAGGCTGCCGAAAAGggaaaggactaggatgacgatctgtacttgtAAGGTTCAAACGCTTGCACCGGATGCGggcattgaagatctgatgatgcaagccaggaagttcaagtacgacgtcatcggactgaccgagacgaggcgACGCCATCCACTGAACGCCGTGTATGACACTGGCGAAGAACTgctcttaggaacatgcgacactAGAGGAGTTGTGGAGTTG TGGGAtgagcagggagagaggctttccgagttcatcattgTGAcgaagaccatccatgggaactcgcaatttcagaagcctcctctctacgctggacatGGGAGTCGTCCGAGGAAgggtatcataatgaaattgaccacatcatcgtcagtaaaagacTTTGCCTCACAGATgacgctgttgtaccaaagttttatgcgggatcggaccatcgccttcttcgaggAAGATCTTCTTTCACACGGAGAGGAAAAGAAGTCGCGAAGTTAA